The DNA sequence ACCGCCACGGCGCGCAGCAGCACGTCCGGGGCCTTCAGCGGCTGGATACGGCCCGCGAAGAGCGGGATCAGCGCGTCCTGCGGCAGACCGAGCCTGGCCCGCGCGGCGGCGCGGCCGTCGGCCGGGCGGAAGCGGTCCAGGTTGACGCCGGGGTGCACGACGGCGACCGCGGCGGGATCCGCGTCGTAGAAGCGGACGAGCTCGTCGGCCTCCTCGGTGGTGTTGGCGATCAGCCGGTCGGAGGCGTTCACGATCTGGGTCTCGCCGATGACCCGGGCGGCCGGCTCGGGGGCGTCGCCCTCGGCGAGCGCGGCGTTCTTGACCTTGGCCATGGTGTGCATGGCGTGCACGAGCGGGACGCCCCAGCGCTGGGCGGCGAGCCAGCCGACCTGGCCGGAGAGCCAGTAGTGGGAGTGCACGAGGTCGTAGTAGCCGGGGCGCTGGCCGGCCCAGGCCTGCATCACGCCGTGCGTGAAGGCGCAGAGCTGGGCGGGCAGCTCCTCCTTGGCGAGCCCCTCGTACGGGCCGGCGTCGACGTGCCGGACCAGGACACCGGGCGCCAGCTCGACCGCGGGGGCCAGCGAGCCGGTGGTGGCCCGGGTGAATATCTCGACCTCGATGTTGATCGCGGCGAGACGCTTGGCCAGTTCGACGATGTAGACGTTCATCCCGCCCGCGTCGCCCGTGCCGGGCTGGTGGAGCGGGGACGTGTGCACGGAGAGCATCGCGACGCGGCGTGGCTTGCGGGAGGTCCCGGAGAGGCCTCCGGGAAACCTGAGGCGCGCGGCCGTGCGGGTGGAGCCGAGCCGGGAGACGTACTGGCTCACCTCGTCGGTCCTCCTCGATCGGGGCATGCTGACCGGAGGGCACGGGGGTCCTCCGAAGGGCGAGAACAGTGGAATCCCGCCTTTCATTTCCGCTTTGCCAAATCATTACGTTGTCGGGCGGCGCGTCGCACGGCGACGGCGGGG is a window from the Streptomyces sp. MMBL 11-1 genome containing:
- the mshA gene encoding D-inositol-3-phosphate glycosyltransferase, giving the protein MSQYVSRLGSTRTAARLRFPGGLSGTSRKPRRVAMLSVHTSPLHQPGTGDAGGMNVYIVELAKRLAAINIEVEIFTRATTGSLAPAVELAPGVLVRHVDAGPYEGLAKEELPAQLCAFTHGVMQAWAGQRPGYYDLVHSHYWLSGQVGWLAAQRWGVPLVHAMHTMAKVKNAALAEGDAPEPAARVIGETQIVNASDRLIANTTEEADELVRFYDADPAAVAVVHPGVNLDRFRPADGRAAARARLGLPQDALIPLFAGRIQPLKAPDVLLRAVAVLLDREPSLRSRIVVPVVGGPSGSGLAKPEGLQKLAARLGIADVVRFHPPVGQDRLADWFRAASVLVMPSYSESFGLVAIEAQATGTPVVAAAVGGLPVAVRDGVGGFLVQGHEPEAYARALGRFADAPELVERMGAAAAAHAESFGWDTAASATADVYTAALCDHRRRARVHHG